A genomic segment from Flavobacterium litorale encodes:
- a CDS encoding bifunctional 3-deoxy-7-phosphoheptulonate synthase/chorismate mutase type II, whose product MENNSEMRQWLDDLKLSHPLVIAGPCSAETEEQVLDIARQLKASDASIFRAGIWKPRTRPGNFEGVGAIGLGWLQKAKAETGLLMAVEVANASHVKLALEHDIDVLWIGARTTVNPFAVQEIADALEGSDKIVLVKNPVNPDLALWLGGVERIYNAGIRKLGVVHRGFSTYEKTKYRNIPEWQIPIELHDRFPDLPIICDPSHITGQRDMIQQVSQQALDLNFDGLMIETHNNPDKAWSDAAQQVTPTALKQILDNLVVREKTNENDAFNTKLQSLRLRIDGYDAKMMEALGKRMLIAEDIGALKKENNVVVLQNKRWNEVRQRMHSMGLAQGLTEDFIDRLFRAIHQESIEHQEKIFNAD is encoded by the coding sequence ATGGAAAATAACAGTGAAATGAGGCAATGGCTGGACGACTTAAAGTTGTCGCATCCATTAGTAATAGCAGGACCTTGCAGTGCCGAAACAGAAGAGCAAGTATTGGATATTGCAAGGCAATTAAAAGCATCTGATGCAAGCATATTCCGTGCTGGGATATGGAAACCCCGTACCCGACCGGGTAATTTTGAAGGCGTTGGTGCTATTGGGTTGGGTTGGTTGCAAAAAGCAAAAGCCGAAACAGGCTTGTTAATGGCGGTTGAGGTTGCCAATGCCAGCCACGTAAAATTAGCTTTAGAGCATGATATCGATGTTCTTTGGATAGGAGCACGTACTACCGTAAACCCTTTTGCAGTGCAAGAAATAGCCGATGCGTTAGAGGGTAGCGATAAGATAGTTTTAGTTAAAAACCCCGTAAACCCTGACCTTGCTTTGTGGCTTGGCGGTGTAGAGCGTATTTACAATGCAGGAATACGAAAACTGGGTGTAGTACACAGAGGTTTTTCTACCTACGAAAAAACCAAATACCGTAACATACCCGAATGGCAAATTCCGATTGAGTTGCACGACCGTTTTCCTGATTTGCCTATTATTTGCGATCCGTCGCACATTACAGGACAACGCGATATGATACAGCAAGTATCGCAACAAGCCCTTGACTTGAATTTTGATGGGTTAATGATAGAAACGCATAACAATCCCGATAAAGCTTGGAGTGATGCTGCCCAACAAGTTACTCCAACTGCGCTAAAACAGATATTAGATAACTTAGTAGTACGGGAAAAAACAAACGAAAACGATGCGTTTAATACAAAGCTGCAAAGTTTACGTTTGCGTATTGATGGTTATGATGCTAAAATGATGGAAGCACTAGGCAAACGCATGCTAATAGCCGAAGATATTGGCGCACTTAAAAAAGAGAACAACGTAGTAGTACTACAAAACAAACGTTGGAACGAGGTTAGGCAGCGTATGCACAGTATGGGGTTAGCGCAAGGGCTTACCGAAGATTTTATTGACCGATTGTTTAGGGCGATACACCAAGAGAGTATAGAGCATCAAGAAAAAATATTCAATGCCGACTAA
- the rsgA gene encoding ribosome small subunit-dependent GTPase A, with protein sequence MTGLVYKSTGSWYTVKANNGTFYECRIKGKFRIKGIRSTNPVAVGDIVDFKIEATGDDVDAVITNIHERKNYIIRKSVNLSKQVHIIASNIDTLFLLVTIDNPPTTTSFIDRFLVTAEAYGINAILVFNKIDTFDSAAEDEQLYLQYIYSRIGYTCLKVSSTEGKGIEKLKEAMKGKVSMFSGHSGVGKSTLVNALQPSLSLKTKAISEQHSQGQHTTTFAEMYDLDFDAKIIDTPGIRGFGVVDMEKDELGDYFPEFFAIKDQCKFNNCLHKEEPYCAVKDALDEDEIAWSRYRSYIQILEGDDENYRTDIYGDGKNNDQ encoded by the coding sequence ATGACAGGACTTGTTTACAAATCTACAGGCAGTTGGTATACGGTAAAAGCCAACAACGGTACTTTTTACGAATGCCGTATAAAAGGTAAATTTCGCATAAAAGGAATTAGAAGTACCAATCCTGTTGCGGTAGGCGATATTGTCGATTTTAAAATTGAAGCAACGGGCGATGATGTAGATGCTGTTATTACCAACATACACGAGCGTAAAAATTACATTATTCGTAAATCGGTAAACCTATCCAAGCAGGTACACATTATTGCCTCCAACATCGATACCCTGTTTTTACTTGTAACTATTGATAACCCACCCACAACAACAAGTTTTATCGACCGTTTTTTGGTTACTGCCGAAGCCTATGGTATTAATGCCATACTCGTATTTAATAAAATAGATACTTTTGATAGCGCAGCCGAAGATGAACAACTGTACCTACAATACATTTACAGTCGCATTGGCTATACGTGCCTAAAAGTATCCTCTACAGAAGGGAAAGGAATCGAGAAACTTAAAGAAGCCATGAAAGGTAAGGTAAGCATGTTTTCGGGGCATTCAGGTGTAGGTAAATCTACGCTGGTTAATGCATTGCAACCCTCGTTAAGTTTAAAAACAAAAGCAATTTCAGAGCAACATAGCCAAGGGCAACATACTACCACTTTTGCCGAGATGTACGATTTGGATTTTGATGCTAAAATTATAGACACACCAGGTATTAGAGGTTTTGGAGTTGTTGATATGGAAAAGGATGAACTTGGCGATTACTTTCCAGAGTTTTTTGCCATAAAAGATCAATGTAAGTTTAACAACTGCCTGCATAAAGAAGAACCTTATTGTGCTGTAAAAGATGCGCTAGACGAAGATGAAATAGCATGGTCGCGCTACCGTAGTTACATACAAATATTGGAGGGTGACGACGAAAACTATCGTACTGATATTTATGGCGATGGCAAAAATAACGACCAATAA
- the dtd gene encoding D-aminoacyl-tRNA deacylase: MRVVLQRVTEASVIIGNNKVAEIGNGLLILLGIEEADSQNDIDWLTAKIAKLRIFGDEDGIMNCSIQDVGGDIIVVSQFTLHAATKKGNRPSYIKAARPDVAIPLYESFIKTMELNLGKKVQTGQFGADMKVTLVNNGPVTILIDSKIKE, encoded by the coding sequence ATGAGGGTAGTATTACAACGCGTAACCGAAGCATCGGTAATTATAGGTAATAATAAAGTTGCTGAAATAGGTAACGGACTACTAATTTTATTAGGTATTGAAGAAGCCGATAGCCAAAACGATATTGATTGGCTTACCGCCAAAATAGCAAAACTCAGAATATTTGGAGATGAAGATGGCATTATGAATTGCTCAATTCAGGATGTAGGAGGCGATATTATTGTGGTTAGTCAGTTTACACTTCATGCAGCCACTAAAAAAGGGAATCGACCGTCGTATATAAAAGCAGCACGCCCCGATGTTGCTATTCCGTTGTACGAAAGTTTCATAAAAACAATGGAACTGAATTTGGGCAAGAAAGTCCAAACAGGACAATTTGGTGCTGATATGAAAGTTACCTTGGTAAACAACGGGCCTGTTACTATATTAATAGATAGTAAAATAAAGGAATAA
- a CDS encoding DUF3857 domain-containing protein, translating to MLLRISALLLLLLYQNTSAQDNVSALTLPDTLKQNANAVIRLEEKTITISSKKSMNIKTKRIVTVLNEYGMRYINAAELFSKSTRIKSMQALIYDAFGKEIKKIKKKDFRERSISEGSIITSNRLLYLDYTPIKYPFTVVYTSETETSNTAFIPSWSPLDGYYASTEKATMSITSDPDLGFKYKAYNFDEGVLQTNQADNTLTLTAENLTAYRYEDYAPSSHKIFPSVLFGLQTFNLEGVEGDATTWESFGTWMYNNLLTGTDELPEETVTKIQKLTSVTDDPMEKAKMVYKYMQNKTRYISIQLGIGGWKPMLAEDVDRLGYGDCKALTNYTRALLNAAGVEAYYAVIYGDRSSRDIKEDFVSMQGNHVILAIPDNEELVWLECTSQQLPFGFQGDFTDDRMALLVKPEKSCVVRTHVYNAKNNVQFSKGQYSIAEDGAITGHIKIVSEGLQYDDKYAYETTSPSDMERIYKNRFDNINDIKLKETSIKNDTDAKKIVEDITIEANGYGNKTGNRIIFAVNAFNQTSSVPQRYRTRKTPLEIPTGFYDEDEITIQLPEGFTVEAKPNDVTITNKFGEYKATYILTNPTTMVYKRSIIINSGLYDSTEYNNYRLFREKIARNDNAKAVLVKN from the coding sequence ATGCTTTTAAGAATTTCGGCACTACTCCTATTATTACTATACCAAAATACTAGTGCTCAGGATAATGTATCGGCCTTAACACTTCCCGATACATTAAAACAAAACGCCAACGCAGTTATACGTTTGGAGGAAAAAACAATTACAATTTCCTCAAAAAAATCAATGAACATCAAAACCAAAAGGATAGTTACTGTCCTTAACGAGTATGGGATGCGCTATATTAATGCTGCTGAACTTTTCAGTAAATCAACGCGTATCAAATCCATGCAAGCATTAATTTATGATGCTTTTGGTAAAGAAATAAAAAAAATAAAGAAGAAAGATTTTAGAGAGCGTTCTATCTCCGAAGGTTCTATAATAACAAGTAACAGGCTGTTGTATCTTGATTATACACCTATAAAATATCCGTTTACGGTAGTATACACTAGCGAAACAGAAACCTCTAACACGGCATTTATACCGAGTTGGTCGCCTCTGGATGGTTACTATGCCAGTACCGAGAAAGCTACCATGAGTATAACGTCTGACCCTGACTTGGGTTTTAAGTACAAAGCCTATAATTTTGACGAAGGCGTTTTGCAAACGAACCAAGCAGACAATACACTTACCCTAACAGCAGAAAACCTTACCGCCTACAGGTATGAGGACTATGCGCCATCATCACATAAAATATTCCCTAGTGTACTCTTTGGGCTCCAAACCTTTAATCTGGAAGGGGTAGAGGGCGATGCTACAACTTGGGAATCGTTTGGTACATGGATGTACAATAATTTGCTAACAGGTACAGACGAACTCCCTGAGGAAACAGTTACCAAGATACAAAAGCTTACATCGGTTACTGATGACCCTATGGAGAAAGCCAAAATGGTATACAAGTACATGCAAAACAAAACCCGTTACATAAGTATACAACTGGGTATTGGCGGTTGGAAACCCATGTTGGCAGAAGATGTTGATAGGCTTGGTTATGGCGATTGTAAAGCGCTAACCAACTATACACGCGCACTTTTAAATGCTGCGGGTGTAGAGGCATATTATGCTGTTATTTATGGCGACAGAAGCTCCAGAGACATTAAAGAAGATTTTGTTTCTATGCAGGGTAACCATGTTATATTAGCAATACCCGATAATGAAGAATTGGTTTGGTTGGAATGTACCAGCCAGCAATTACCCTTTGGTTTTCAGGGTGATTTTACTGATGATAGAATGGCACTTTTGGTTAAACCAGAAAAAAGTTGTGTAGTACGCACACACGTGTATAATGCCAAAAATAATGTGCAATTTTCTAAAGGGCAATATAGTATAGCCGAAGATGGTGCTATTACGGGACACATAAAAATAGTATCGGAAGGGCTACAGTATGACGATAAATATGCGTACGAAACAACTTCGCCTAGTGATATGGAACGAATCTATAAAAACAGATTTGATAATATTAACGATATCAAATTAAAAGAAACAAGCATTAAAAATGATACTGATGCTAAAAAAATTGTAGAAGATATTACTATTGAGGCGAATGGATACGGCAATAAAACAGGCAACAGAATAATATTTGCCGTAAACGCATTCAACCAAACCTCTAGCGTGCCGCAACGCTACAGAACAAGAAAGACACCTTTAGAAATACCAACAGGTTTTTATGATGAAGATGAAATAACCATACAATTGCCAGAAGGTTTTACTGTAGAGGCAAAACCAAACGATGTTACTATTACCAACAAATTCGGCGAGTATAAAGCAACCTATATCTTAACAAACCCAACCACAATGGTATACAAACGCTCTATAATTATTAATAGCGGACTTTACGATAGTACCGAATATAATAACTACCGACTTTTTAGAGAGAAAATAGCACGTAACGATAATGCCAAAGCGGTACTCGTTAAAAATTAA
- a CDS encoding DUF3857 domain-containing protein, with translation MSTRLLTLLFVIISYTTVQAQQYEYELGEVTKEELSETSHPTDKDAPAAILFSDAETYMVYFNGDGFNLITEVSMKIKIYNKDGYNWANKTIPYYHHGQNKEKVDISKAYTYNLVNGKVKRTKLRSEGEFTEEPNPYWKLRKIVMPEVKEGSIVEYHYKITSPLIHSFPEWRFQESIPVNHSRYATKIPEYFVYTPNFRGYHTPKVTKESNTKTINFTNKQRNENQVTTFNNSKSNYQEIVTRYEFENLPAMKSEAFVNNIDNYRSSVEHEITVIKYPNQPIKSVAGTWEDVAKSIYDNSNFGTELKKTGYFEEDVDALLSGLSSHKQKMDALYFYVRDRMNWNDYNGYSCQEGVRKAYKSKVGNIADINLMLTSMLRYAGLDANPVLVTTRSNKIALFPNREAFNYVIVAVKINDETVLLDATSKSAAVNVLPFRAINWTGRLIKKDGKSESIALIPTKPSSESNTILATMDAQGKLEGQVKKQYRDYDAYSFRERYGNLTEKSTIERIEENYEGIAIEEYESKNVKNFTKPISEKYSFTHSGSNTDVIGDKIYISPMLFLTHSESPFKQEEREYPVDFIYPREDKYMISITIPEGYTVETVPTGVSIAMEQNIGTFSYNVIANGNKIMVRSVLQINYASIPKEFYPTLKDFFHKMIEKENEKIIIAKKS, from the coding sequence ATGAGTACCAGATTACTAACCCTATTATTTGTTATTATAAGTTACACTACTGTGCAAGCGCAACAGTACGAATACGAATTAGGTGAGGTTACTAAAGAAGAATTGTCCGAAACCAGTCACCCAACAGATAAAGATGCTCCAGCAGCCATTTTGTTTAGTGATGCCGAAACCTATATGGTTTATTTTAATGGAGATGGTTTTAACCTTATTACCGAAGTATCCATGAAAATAAAAATATACAATAAAGATGGATACAATTGGGCTAATAAAACAATACCCTACTACCACCACGGGCAAAACAAAGAGAAAGTAGATATATCTAAAGCCTATACCTATAATCTTGTAAATGGTAAAGTAAAACGCACCAAGTTAAGAAGTGAGGGCGAGTTTACAGAAGAGCCAAACCCATATTGGAAACTCAGAAAAATTGTAATGCCCGAAGTAAAGGAGGGTAGTATAGTAGAATATCATTATAAAATAACATCACCTTTAATCCATTCCTTTCCCGAGTGGCGTTTTCAGGAAAGTATACCAGTAAACCACTCTAGGTATGCTACCAAAATACCAGAGTACTTTGTGTATACTCCTAATTTCAGAGGCTATCACACGCCCAAAGTAACTAAGGAAAGCAATACCAAAACTATTAATTTTACAAACAAACAACGAAACGAAAATCAGGTTACTACATTTAATAACAGTAAATCCAATTATCAGGAAATTGTTACGCGTTACGAGTTCGAAAACCTACCTGCCATGAAATCGGAGGCTTTTGTAAATAATATAGACAATTACAGGAGTAGTGTGGAGCATGAAATTACGGTAATAAAATACCCCAACCAACCCATAAAATCGGTAGCTGGCACATGGGAAGACGTTGCAAAATCCATATACGATAACAGTAACTTTGGAACTGAACTTAAAAAAACAGGCTATTTTGAGGAGGATGTTGATGCCCTACTATCAGGATTATCAAGCCACAAACAAAAAATGGACGCATTGTATTTTTACGTTCGAGACAGAATGAATTGGAACGATTATAACGGTTATTCCTGTCAAGAAGGGGTACGAAAAGCGTACAAAAGCAAAGTAGGTAATATAGCCGATATAAACCTAATGCTAACATCAATGTTACGTTATGCCGGGTTAGATGCTAACCCTGTATTGGTAACAACCCGTTCTAACAAAATTGCTTTATTCCCAAACCGAGAAGCATTTAACTACGTTATTGTAGCAGTAAAAATAAATGACGAAACAGTATTGCTTGATGCTACTTCAAAATCGGCTGCCGTAAACGTATTGCCCTTTAGAGCCATTAATTGGACGGGCAGACTAATAAAAAAGGATGGTAAATCAGAATCAATAGCACTTATCCCAACAAAACCATCCTCAGAGTCCAATACAATTTTAGCTACCATGGATGCCCAAGGAAAGTTAGAAGGACAAGTTAAAAAACAATACCGCGATTACGATGCATATTCTTTTAGAGAACGTTATGGTAATCTTACTGAAAAAAGCACAATTGAGCGTATAGAGGAGAATTACGAAGGAATTGCAATTGAAGAGTACGAGTCTAAAAATGTAAAAAACTTTACAAAACCCATTTCAGAAAAATATTCGTTTACACATAGCGGTAGCAATACCGATGTAATTGGCGATAAAATTTATATCAGTCCAATGCTATTTCTAACCCATAGCGAAAGCCCGTTTAAACAAGAAGAACGCGAGTATCCTGTAGACTTCATTTATCCGCGCGAAGATAAGTACATGATTAGTATAACCATTCCCGAAGGGTATACTGTAGAAACTGTACCTACTGGTGTTTCTATCGCAATGGAACAAAATATTGGTACATTTAGTTACAACGTTATTGCCAATGGTAATAAAATAATGGTGCGTTCCGTGCTGCAAATCAACTATGCATCAATACCTAAAGAATTTTATCCCACATTAAAAGATTTCTTTCATAAAATGATTGAAAAAGAAAATGAAAAGATTATTATTGCTAAAAAGAGTTAA
- a CDS encoding DUF3857 domain-containing protein, producing the protein MRTIITLFIIVLVSVNTFAQKVKLDKVTTKELQEEQHKTDPSAPAAILQKKGITYFDFDNSGNWIIITQVAVKAKIYTTDGYYLATVAVPYYEKGLEKEKVSFLSAATYNLEGGKVEKTKLKNESEFEEKQDDNWKIKKIVLPAVKEGSVIEYTYEIQSPFIRHIPTWYFQMEVPVNNIDYEIRIPQYFTYNRILSPYIPIKEEEDTERATKVHNSKYTKGAYGRTSSVLKNEVGSVSFYEIIKNYTAENVPALKGEDYVDNIKNYLSFVKHELAKTKFPNQKEKNYASDWDGVVRLIYSDQNFGTQLEQKEYFEEDLRKLVGEKNPTTTELVNIVYNYVKDRMTFNEKYGYECEQGVRKAYNAKTGNVAEINLMLVAMLRYAGLNANPVLLSTRSNGHVSFVNQTEFNYVVAGLESQNGIKLLDATSKNGVPGLLPTRALNGTGRVIRENLSSEEVYLAPEKTSLESAIVMATINTDGSIQGQVRKQYTDYSAYDFRNKYSSRNQDTHIAKTENEFGNIILSDYKVTNAEKLDKPAVERFSFKGNTGVDVIGDKIYLSPMLFYTTTENPFKQDERAYPIDFKYPRQQRYNISITVPEGYTVESLPETATIAMDGNICVFNLTVTQKANQIQITTVKSINVAMLASDSYKELKVFYNDMIKKQNEKIVLKKQ; encoded by the coding sequence ATGAGAACTATAATCACACTATTTATTATCGTTTTAGTATCAGTAAACACTTTTGCACAAAAGGTTAAGCTAGATAAAGTTACCACTAAAGAACTCCAAGAAGAGCAGCATAAAACCGATCCGTCGGCACCAGCAGCCATCTTGCAAAAAAAAGGAATAACCTATTTTGATTTTGATAACTCGGGTAACTGGATAATTATAACCCAAGTAGCCGTAAAAGCTAAAATTTATACTACCGATGGGTATTATTTGGCTACTGTAGCGGTACCTTATTACGAAAAAGGCTTAGAAAAGGAAAAAGTAAGTTTTTTGAGTGCCGCTACCTACAATTTGGAGGGGGGTAAAGTAGAAAAAACCAAACTTAAAAATGAAAGTGAATTTGAAGAGAAGCAAGACGATAATTGGAAAATTAAAAAAATAGTCCTTCCTGCTGTAAAAGAAGGCTCTGTTATAGAGTATACTTACGAGATACAGTCGCCTTTTATACGCCATATCCCTACATGGTATTTTCAGATGGAAGTACCTGTAAATAATATTGATTACGAAATTCGTATACCACAGTACTTTACCTATAACAGAATACTAAGCCCATACATACCAATTAAGGAAGAGGAAGATACAGAACGAGCAACCAAAGTACACAACAGTAAGTATACTAAGGGTGCGTATGGCAGAACAAGCTCGGTACTTAAAAACGAAGTAGGTAGTGTAAGTTTTTACGAAATTATAAAAAACTATACTGCCGAAAATGTACCCGCTTTAAAAGGGGAAGATTACGTAGATAATATTAAAAACTACCTTTCGTTTGTAAAGCACGAATTGGCTAAAACGAAATTTCCAAACCAAAAAGAAAAGAATTATGCTTCGGATTGGGATGGCGTTGTAAGATTGATTTATTCTGACCAAAATTTTGGTACACAGTTAGAGCAAAAAGAGTATTTTGAAGAAGATTTACGCAAACTTGTAGGCGAAAAAAATCCTACTACAACCGAGTTGGTAAACATTGTATACAACTACGTTAAGGACAGAATGACATTTAACGAAAAGTACGGTTACGAGTGTGAGCAAGGCGTGCGCAAGGCGTACAACGCAAAAACGGGTAACGTAGCCGAAATTAACTTAATGTTGGTTGCTATGTTGCGTTATGCGGGGCTAAATGCCAATCCTGTGCTGTTAAGCACACGTAGTAACGGACATGTGTCGTTTGTTAACCAAACAGAATTTAATTATGTAGTAGCAGGTCTAGAGTCGCAAAATGGTATTAAGTTGCTCGACGCTACATCAAAAAATGGAGTTCCAGGATTACTGCCAACACGTGCCTTAAACGGAACAGGTAGAGTAATACGCGAAAATCTTTCATCGGAAGAAGTGTATCTTGCTCCCGAAAAAACATCGTTAGAAAGTGCTATTGTAATGGCAACTATAAATACCGATGGTAGTATTCAAGGTCAGGTACGCAAGCAATATACGGATTACAGTGCTTATGATTTTAGAAATAAATATTCGAGCAGAAATCAGGATACGCATATTGCCAAAACAGAAAATGAATTTGGGAATATAATATTATCAGATTATAAAGTTACCAATGCCGAAAAACTGGATAAGCCAGCCGTAGAGCGTTTTTCGTTTAAAGGCAACACAGGAGTAGATGTAATTGGCGATAAAATATACCTGTCACCAATGTTGTTTTACACTACCACCGAAAATCCGTTTAAGCAAGATGAGCGTGCCTATCCTATCGATTTTAAATACCCACGCCAACAACGTTACAATATTAGTATAACCGTACCCGAAGGCTATACCGTAGAGTCGTTACCCGAAACAGCAACCATAGCTATGGATGGTAATATTTGCGTTTTTAATTTAACGGTAACACAAAAAGCAAATCAAATACAAATAACAACAGTTAAAAGTATTAATGTAGCCATGTTAGCTTCGGATTCTTACAAGGAATTAAAAGTATTTTATAATGATATGATTAAAAAGCAAAACGAAAAAATAGTACTTAAAAAACAATAA
- a CDS encoding transglutaminase-like domain-containing protein — translation MHLKILLPYLLLLYSTIGIAQEFKLGAVTADELHEKAHPQYPDAAAAILYKKGTTTFEVRSAMGWITITEVVVRLKIYNKLGYDSATIQIPYYDWNSIQEEVVISDAYTYNILGGNIEKTKLEEEGIFIEEITERSKVKKLVMPNIKEGSVIEYKYIIKSPRIGLLPAWYFQYDIPAKTIAYDVWLPQFLVYNRILNQSGANIAEERDTRKKEISFGIYTTVYSETAKFYKAENVPPYKEESYVDNILNYLPFVKHELSGYKSLRGLKREYATNWSSIAMLLENDVTFGGQLRHTEYFKKDIDSLFATDNVGDNKLTAIYNYVKNRMTWNESYGYDCIMGTEYAYENKTGNVGEINLMLVAMLRYAGYNAYPVLLSTRSNGIATFQSLQSYNYVVVGLESIGRLTLLDATSKESPPGLLPIRALNGYGRMIKNEYETKQVSLVPTVTSTDNITVVANLSADGNITGQARKQYAKYNAYRFRRTHLAENEDTRIAEIETNLNNIELFDYKLTGKEEYANPVVERFSFESTMATDVIGNKIYLSPMLFYTVTENPFTEENRVYPIDFGYPRSDRFSISITIPDGYILETLPESARLVLEDGICTFNFNVAQKGRQIQIVVLYGINTASIQPKHYQKLKVFFSDMIKKQNEKIVLKKI, via the coding sequence ATGCATCTTAAAATCCTATTACCATACCTACTGCTACTGTATAGTACCATAGGTATTGCTCAGGAATTTAAATTAGGAGCAGTTACTGCGGACGAGCTACACGAAAAAGCCCATCCGCAGTACCCTGATGCTGCCGCTGCAATACTCTACAAAAAAGGAACTACTACCTTTGAGGTACGCTCTGCTATGGGATGGATTACGATTACCGAGGTAGTGGTACGCCTAAAAATTTACAACAAATTAGGGTATGATAGTGCTACAATTCAGATTCCATACTACGATTGGAATAGCATACAGGAAGAAGTGGTAATTTCAGATGCATACACATATAATATTTTAGGCGGTAACATTGAGAAAACAAAGCTGGAGGAGGAAGGTATATTTATAGAAGAAATAACCGAAAGGAGCAAGGTAAAAAAATTAGTGATGCCTAATATAAAAGAAGGCTCAGTAATAGAATACAAATACATTATAAAATCGCCGCGTATAGGATTATTACCCGCTTGGTATTTTCAATACGATATTCCTGCCAAAACCATAGCGTACGATGTTTGGTTACCCCAGTTTTTGGTGTACAACCGAATCCTCAATCAGTCGGGTGCAAACATAGCTGAAGAGCGCGATACTCGAAAAAAAGAAATAAGTTTTGGCATTTATACAACAGTTTATTCCGAAACAGCTAAGTTTTATAAAGCAGAGAATGTTCCTCCGTATAAAGAAGAATCCTATGTAGATAACATTTTAAATTACCTTCCTTTTGTTAAACACGAACTTTCGGGTTACAAATCCCTAAGAGGATTGAAAAGAGAGTATGCTACCAATTGGTCTTCCATAGCAATGCTACTGGAAAATGACGTTACATTTGGTGGACAACTAAGGCATACAGAATATTTTAAAAAAGATATAGATAGTTTATTCGCTACAGATAATGTTGGCGACAATAAACTAACAGCCATATACAACTATGTTAAAAACAGAATGACGTGGAATGAAAGTTATGGTTACGATTGTATTATGGGCACAGAATACGCATACGAAAATAAAACAGGCAACGTAGGCGAAATTAACTTAATGCTAGTTGCAATGCTACGGTATGCAGGCTATAATGCCTACCCCGTTTTGTTAAGTACACGCTCCAATGGTATTGCAACATTCCAGAGTTTACAATCGTACAATTACGTAGTGGTAGGGCTAGAGAGTATTGGTAGGTTAACACTATTGGATGCTACCAGCAAAGAGTCACCACCTGGACTACTTCCTATACGAGCATTAAACGGTTATGGCAGGATGATTAAAAACGAATACGAAACCAAGCAAGTATCGCTAGTACCCACTGTAACCTCTACAGATAATATTACTGTAGTAGCCAACCTAAGTGCCGATGGCAATATTACAGGGCAAGCCCGAAAACAATACGCTAAATATAATGCCTATAGGTTTAGAAGAACGCATCTTGCAGAAAATGAAGATACCCGTATTGCTGAAATTGAAACTAACTTAAATAACATAGAACTGTTTGATTATAAACTTACGGGTAAAGAAGAATATGCAAACCCTGTGGTAGAACGCTTTTCGTTTGAAAGTACTATGGCTACCGATGTAATTGGCAATAAAATATACCTATCGCCCATGCTATTTTATACCGTTACCGAAAACCCTTTTACAGAAGAAAATCGGGTTTACCCTATAGACTTTGGCTATCCGCGTAGCGACAGGTTCAGTATAAGTATTACCATACCCGATGGCTATATACTGGAAACCTTACCCGAATCGGCAAGATTGGTTTTGGAAGACGGGATTTGTACCTTTAATTTTAATGTAGCACAAAAAGGGAGGCAAATACAAATAGTAGTACTTTATGGTATAAATACCGCGAGTATTCAGCCTAAACACTACCAAAAATTAAAAGTGTTTTTTAGTGATATGATTAAAAAGCAAAACGAAAAAATAGTACTCAAAAAAATATAG
- a CDS encoding nucleotide pyrophosphohydrolase: MDINNAQQAVDNWIKEHGVRYFNELTNMAQLTEEVGEVARIIARRYGEQSEKESDKNKDLGEELADVVFVVLCLANQTGVNLQEAFDKKMDVKTKRDHDRHHNNEKLK, translated from the coding sequence ATGGATATAAATAATGCCCAACAAGCAGTAGATAACTGGATAAAAGAGCATGGCGTACGCTATTTTAACGAGCTTACCAATATGGCACAACTTACTGAGGAGGTGGGGGAAGTTGCCCGTATTATAGCCCGTAGGTATGGTGAACAAAGCGAAAAAGAAAGCGACAAAAATAAAGATTTGGGCGAGGAGCTTGCCGATGTTGTTTTTGTAGTGCTATGCCTTGCCAACCAAACGGGCGTTAACCTGCAAGAGGCTTTTGATAAAAAGATGGATGTTAAAACAAAGCGCGACCACGACAGGCATCATAACAACGAAAAATTGAAATAA